CGCGTGGCGCTCGTCACCGGTGGGGCGGGCGGCATCGGCACGGCGATCTGCGAGGCGCTGGCCTGGGCGGGCGCGACGGTGCTCGTCGGGTACGCGGGGGGCGAGGGGCGGGCAGTCGAGCTGGCGGCGCGGCTGCCGGGAGGCGGAGCGCACCGCGCCCTGCTCACCCGGGTGGACGACAGCGCCACGCTGGCCGAGGCTGCCGGGAGCGTGCGTGAACGGGAGGGCCGCCTCGACCTGCTCGTCAACAACGCCGGGGTGACCACGCCGGTGCCGCACGCGGACCTCGAGGGCCTCACGGACGAGTGGATCGACACCATCTTCCAGGTCAACGTGCGAGGGGCCTTCGCCTGCGTGCGGGCCTTCGCGCCGCTGCTGCGGGTGTCGGGCGAGGGGCTGGTCGTCAACATCAGCTCGGTCGCGGGGCAGACCGGGTTGGGCAGCAACGTGGCCTACTGCGCGAGCAAGGCGGCCCTCGACTCCATGACCCGCAGCCTGGGCCGGGCGCTTGCCCCCGACATCCGGGTCCTCAGCATCTCGCCCGGCTGGGTGGACGGCGAGTACGCGCAGCGAATGCCGCCCGAGCTGATCGCGGCCCAGGCCGCCCGCACGCCGCTGGGCCGCATCGCCCGCCCCCAGGAGGTCGCCCAAGCCGTGCTCGCCGCCGCCACGCACCTCACCTTCAGCACGGGCTGCATCATTCCGGTGGACGGTGGGCGCCCGCTCGGCTGAGGCTCACCCGGCGGGCAGGGCGGCGGCCTGCTCCCACCAGCGGGCCCGCTCTTGCTCCCGTTCGCCCGGGCTCCGTGTCGGCATGAAGACCTCGGCAGCGGACGTGCGGCCTCGAACCTGAGGCCAGGTCAGGGCCCCCACGCTCGCGCCGCCCGGCGAGTCCCCGCTGCACCAGCAGGTCCACGGCGGCGTGGTCCGGAGCACCTGACCCGCGAGGGCCAGGGCCGCTCCCCGTCAGCCGGGCTCGCCGTGGCCCGCGCCTACCTGTTCTGCGGGAACCCCAGGTCCACCTTGCTGCTCGCGGGATCGGGCCAGCGCGAAGTCACCACCTTACTGCGCGTGTAGAACTTGATCCCCTCCGGCCCGTACATGTGGCTGTCCCCGAAGAGGCTCGCCTTCCAGCCGCCGAAGGAGTAATACGCCACGGGCACGGGAATCGGCACGTTGATCCCGACCATGCCGACCTCGACCTCGAACTGGAAGCGCCGGGCCGCCCCACCGTCACGGGTGAAGATGGCGGTGCCGTTGCCGTACTGGTTCTCGTTGATGAGTTTCAGGCCCTCGTCGTAGCTGTTCGCGCGCACGACACAGAGCACAGGGCCGAAAATCTCGTCCTGGTAGGCGTCCATCTCGGGGGTCACGTGGTCGAGGAGCGACACGCCGAGGAAGAAGCCGTCCCCGTCGAACTGTTGCTCGCGCCCGTCCACCACCACCGTCGCGCCCTGCCCCCGCGCGCTCTCGATGTACCTCGCCACCCGGTCGCGGTGCTCGCGGGTGATGAGCGGCCCCATCTCGTTGCCGGGCTGGTCCCCCGGGCCGACCTTGAGGGCGGGCAGGCGTTCCTGAATGGCCGACACGAGGGCGTCCCCCACGCCGCCCACCGCCACGAGGACGGAGATCGCCATGCACCGCTCGCCCGCCGAGCCGTAGGCGGCGGAGACGGCGGCGTCGGCAGCCATGCCCACATCGGCGTCGGGGAGGACGAGCATGTGGTTCTTCGCTCCTCCGAGGGCCTGCACCCGCTTGCCGTGCGCCGTCCCCTTCTGGTAGATGCTGCGGGCGATGGGCGTGCTCCCCACGAAGCTCACGGCGGCAATGCCGGGGTGCTCCAGCAGGGCGTCCACCGCCTCCTTGTCCCCGTGGACGACGCTGAACACGCCGTCGGGCAGCCCCGCCTCCCTCAGCAACTCCGCCAGGAAGAGGCTCGCGCTGGGGTCCTTCTCGCTGGGCTTAAGGATGAAGGCGTTCCCGCAGGCCAGGGCGTTCGCCATCATCCACAGCGGCACCATGGCCGGGAAGTTGAAGGGCGTGATCCCCGCCACCACCCCGAGCGGCTGCTGGATGGAGTACACGTCCACCCCGCTGCTCGCCTGCTCGGAATAGCCGCCCTTGAGGAGGTTGGGCACCCCACAGGCGTACTCCACGTTCTCGATGCCCCGGGCGATCTCGCCCAGCGCGTCGGCATGAACCTTGCCGTGCTCGCGGGTCAGGATGCGCGCCAGGTCTTCCCGTCGGCGGTCGAGCAGGTCGCGGAAGCGGAAGAGAACCTCGGCCCGCTTGCCCAGGGGCGCGGCCCGCCAGCTTCTGGCGGCGGCGGTGGCGAGTTCGACCGCGTGGTCCACCTCGGCGCGGCTGGCGAGGGGCACGAGGGCCTGCACCTGGCCGGTCGCGGGGTTGTAGACGGGAGCGGTGCGCCCAGAAGTGCCCTCGGCGGGTGCGCCCGAGAGCCAGTGGGTGAGGGTCTGGACGGCGGCCTGTTGGGTGGACGGTTCGGCGGTGCTGGTCATGGGTGTCCTTTCAGGGGGTGGGCAGGTGATCGGGGAGGTAGGCGTCCCAGAATCCCGGCGAGGGTTCGGTCTGCTCCACCACGTCGAGCAGCAGGCCCGCCGGGTCGCGGACCATGAAGCGCCGCTGGCCCCACGGCTCATCGCACAGCGGGTGGTAGGGAGTGAGGCCGCCGTCGCGCAGCCGTTCGTACAGCACCGCCGCGTCGGCCACCTGCAACGTGAGGATCATGCCCAGACCGCCGAAGGGCTCTGGGCCGGGCGGGCGGGAAGGGTGGTCGGGCGACATGAAGGCCAGGCTGAAGGGCCGCTCCCCGGGCAGCGTGAACAGCACGAACCAACTCGAATCGAAGGAGAGGGTGGCCTCGAACCAGCGCGGGTAGAAGCTCCGCACCTCGGTGAGGTCCGGCGTGGTGATCAGCGGGTAGACGTCCAGAAAGGTCACGAGCGCTCCTCCGGGGGACGCGGGAAAGACCGGCCCCTTCAGTCCGCCGCCACTGGCGCCCCGATCATCTCGTCCACCAGGGCCAGCGCCTCCTCGTACACGTCGAGCCCGGCGTCCAGCTCCTCCTTCGTGATCACGAGGGGCGGGCAGACCCAGACCATGTTGAAGCGGCTGAAGGCGTAGACGTGCTTGGACTTGATGTGGGAGGTCAGCCGCGCCATCTCCGGCGAGGTGCCGTTGAAGGGGGCCAGCGGCTCCTTCGTCCTCTTGTCCTTCACCAGCTCCAGGACGCTGAAGAGGCCGATGTATCGGACGTCGCCCACGCAGGCGTACTTGCGCTTCATGGCCTCCAGGCGCTCGCCCAGGTAGGCTCCCAGCTCCAACGTATGCTCGAAGAGGTTCTCCTCCTCGTACACCTTGAGGTTGGCGATGGCGGCGGCGAGGGACACCGGATGACCGCTGTAGGTCAGGCCGCCCGCCAGGAAGTGGTTCTCGAAGTGGTCGGCGATCTTCTGGTTCACGATGACGGCGCCCAGCGGCATGTAGCCGCTCGTGAGGCCCTTGGCGCAGGTCACGATGTCGGGCACGATGCCGTAATGCTGGGTGGCGAGCCACTTGCCGGTGCGCCCGAAGCCGCTCATCACCTCGTCGTCGATCAGGAGGATGCCGTACTTGTCGAGCAGTGCCCGCAGCCGGGGGTAGTAGCTGTCGGGCGGGATCAGCAGGCCGTTGCTTCCGGTGATGCCCTCCACCAGCATCGCCGCGATGGTTTGGGGGCCTTCGAGCTGGATGACCTCCTCGATGTGGGTGATGCAGCCGTCCTCCCACTCCTCGGCGCTGCCTCCCATCGGCGGGCGGTACATGTAGGGGTCGAACACCCGCACGATGCCGGGGATCCCCGGCTCCACCGGCCAGCGCCGAGGATCGCCCGAGGCGCTCATGGAGCCCATCGTCGCCCCATGGTAGGAGCGGTAGCGGGTGATGATCTTGTCCCGCCCGGTGTAGAGCTTCGCCATCTTGATGGCGTTCTCGTTCGCCTCGGAGCCGCCCAGGGTGAAAAAGCTCTTGGCGAGGCCGGTGACCTCGGCGAGCTTCTTGCCCAGCTCCGCGCGCACGTCGGTGGCGAAACTCGGCCCGGCGAAGCACATCTGGTCCACCTGGTCCTTGATGGCCTGCAAGACCTTGGGATGCTGGTGCCCCACGTTGATATTGATGAGCTGCGAGGAGAAGTCGAGCCAGGTGTTCCCGTCCCCGTCGTAGAAGTGGCTGCCCTTGCCGCCCACCATGTGGATAGGATTGGCCTGCCCCTGCACACTCCACGAGAAGAGGGTGTACTCGCGGTTCTCGGCGATGACCTGCTGGGTGTCGGGATGAGCTTCCGGCATGGGTGCCTCCTCTGGGCCACGCGGGCGAAATGATTGTGGACGACCTGATCCTAGGTTTCAGGTGCGGTCGTGCCAAGAGACAGAGTGTCTAAGGCCCAGCTCCTCCGGACTTGATTCACCCGCCCGGATGCCCTCCAGCGAGCAGTGACCGAATCGCCCCGACCATCACCCCGGGGGGCGACTCATGCTCCTCCAGCCAGTTGAGGATCGCCCGCGCCGCCTGGGCGTTGCACTCGTACCCCGGGCAGAACGACGCCAGCGGCACGTGCGCCGCCCACTGTTCGGCCCGCCGCTCCACCCCGTACGGGTCGCGCCGCTCCCCCGTCCCATCACGCACAGCCTGTATGGACAGCACCCGGTCCACCGCGTAGACCTGAATGAAGCGCATGGCTGTCAACCTTTCCCCGCGCCGGTCACGCAGCAGCCCGACAAAAAGATTGGTGACCGCTTCGTTCAGGTGGTAGTCCGCCTGCTCGTGACCCCCGTTCATCGGGACGTGTCTCGTCCGCACCCCACTCCAATCCCGCCCGGGGTCACGCGACCAGATCACCCGCATGGACGGTTCAGCCACGGCAGCGAGTTCTTTCTCGGTGAACACGGCGTACTCCGCAAACACCCCGTCGTGAAACAAGACCTTTCGCCCATGCTGGCTGTTTTCGAAGTTGTAGATGATGGGCGCCGCCCCCCGTAACCACTCGATGTCCCGCAGGAAGCGTTCCCGCGTGCTCTCCTCCACCACGACGAAGAAGTCCAGGTCGGAGTACTCGTCCAGGCGCTCGCCGTGGATACCTGTGGAGCCCAGACCGAGCAGGGCGAGCGCTCCGGGCTGCCGTTCCAGGGACTTCACCAGCGCCTCCAGGCGTTGCCCGAGCCTGGCCATCCATTGTTCACGGCGCTTTGATGCTGCGGTCTCCGTCACGCGCGTTTCCTCCTGAGCAGATCATTCCCCTTGAAGGACAGGGACATCGCGCAATGTCTGTGTTCAGGTAGGGTCTCGATCACCCCCAAGATTTGTTCCTCCACCCCTCCCAACCTCCTGGCGGGCGTTGCTAGCGCTCACGCCGCGTTGTGAGAGGCCTCGGGTCTCACGCTCCGTGGGCATCGGCACCGCCTCCGCCACCTCGCTGCGGCTGAGTTCGAGGGCGAGGTGGAGGCCGAGTTGCCGCCGGGGAGAGTCCAGGTCACCCAGCATCGCGCGCAACTGTTCGAGGCGGTAGTACACGGTCTGACGGCGCACGCCCAGCCGCCGGGCAGACTCGGCCATGTTGAAGTTCGTCTCCAGCAGGGCGGCCAGGGTGCCGATCAGGGTCACCCGCGCCCGGGTGGGGAGGGCAAGCAGGGGACCGAGCTGCGCCTCCAGAAAGGCCCGGCTGCGCCCCGTCTCGGCCAGGGCGTCGAGGAGGGGCGCGAGGCTGGGTTCCCCGTGCCCGGCAGGCTGGCGCAGGATGCGGGCGTGGGCCGCCCGGGTGAGCTGGGCGAAGTTGACCTCCTGCCGGAACACGAGCAGCGGGAAGTCGTAGAGCCGGGCGGCGCCGAGCACGGCGGGCGGGGGCTCCCGCAGCTCCCGCACGAGTTCGAGGGCCAGCCCGCTCGCCCCGCGCTCCGCCAACGAGCGGACGTAATCGTGGCCCGCCCCCTCCCCCGCGTGGGCCAGGGGGGCGCCCACCGACAGCAGCAGTTCTCCCCCACTCAGAAAGCGGGCCGCGTCGGGAATTTCCGAGACGTGCACCCAGGTCACGGGCTCCCCCAGCCGGGCGTGCCCGCTCAGCACCTCCGCGCCCGCGAAGGCCGGGAGGGTGAGGAGTTCGCGCAGGGTGGGCAACATAGGCAGTCAGGCGTCCGGCATGAGGGCGAGAGGGTGGTTCAGGGCGAAGCGGATGAAGTCGCGGGTGAGGGCGAGGTCCTGCGGGTCCGCAGGCCGCTGATACCGCGTGAACTGGTCGGCGTGCTTGGCCCAGGCGCGCCCGAGGAGCGGCGCCCACTCGGGGGCGTGACGTTCCGCCCAGGCCACCGCCGCCTTCTTGGAATACACCGCGCCAGTGTCCAGGGTCTGCAG
This window of the Deinococcus apachensis DSM 19763 genome carries:
- a CDS encoding PucR family transcriptional regulator; the protein is MLPTLRELLTLPAFAGAEVLSGHARLGEPVTWVHVSEIPDAARFLSGGELLLSVGAPLAHAGEGAGHDYVRSLAERGASGLALELVRELREPPPAVLGAARLYDFPLLVFRQEVNFAQLTRAAHARILRQPAGHGEPSLAPLLDALAETGRSRAFLEAQLGPLLALPTRARVTLIGTLAALLETNFNMAESARRLGVRRQTVYYRLEQLRAMLGDLDSPRRQLGLHLALELSRSEVAEAVPMPTERETRGLSQRGVSASNARQEVGRGGGTNLGGDRDPT
- a CDS encoding VOC family protein, whose amino-acid sequence is MTFLDVYPLITTPDLTEVRSFYPRWFEATLSFDSSWFVLFTLPGERPFSLAFMSPDHPSRPPGPEPFGGLGMILTLQVADAAVLYERLRDGGLTPYHPLCDEPWGQRRFMVRDPAGLLLDVVEQTEPSPGFWDAYLPDHLPTP
- a CDS encoding aminotransferase class III-fold pyridoxal phosphate-dependent enzyme, translated to MPEAHPDTQQVIAENREYTLFSWSVQGQANPIHMVGGKGSHFYDGDGNTWLDFSSQLININVGHQHPKVLQAIKDQVDQMCFAGPSFATDVRAELGKKLAEVTGLAKSFFTLGGSEANENAIKMAKLYTGRDKIITRYRSYHGATMGSMSASGDPRRWPVEPGIPGIVRVFDPYMYRPPMGGSAEEWEDGCITHIEEVIQLEGPQTIAAMLVEGITGSNGLLIPPDSYYPRLRALLDKYGILLIDDEVMSGFGRTGKWLATQHYGIVPDIVTCAKGLTSGYMPLGAVIVNQKIADHFENHFLAGGLTYSGHPVSLAAAIANLKVYEEENLFEHTLELGAYLGERLEAMKRKYACVGDVRYIGLFSVLELVKDKRTKEPLAPFNGTSPEMARLTSHIKSKHVYAFSRFNMVWVCPPLVITKEELDAGLDVYEEALALVDEMIGAPVAAD
- a CDS encoding SDR family NAD(P)-dependent oxidoreductase; this encodes MTATGDLTGRVALVTGGAGGIGTAICEALAWAGATVLVGYAGGEGRAVELAARLPGGGAHRALLTRVDDSATLAEAAGSVREREGRLDLLVNNAGVTTPVPHADLEGLTDEWIDTIFQVNVRGAFACVRAFAPLLRVSGEGLVVNISSVAGQTGLGSNVAYCASKAALDSMTRSLGRALAPDIRVLSISPGWVDGEYAQRMPPELIAAQAARTPLGRIARPQEVAQAVLAAATHLTFSTGCIIPVDGGRPLG
- a CDS encoding CoA-acylating methylmalonate-semialdehyde dehydrogenase, whose protein sequence is MTSTAEPSTQQAAVQTLTHWLSGAPAEGTSGRTAPVYNPATGQVQALVPLASRAEVDHAVELATAAARSWRAAPLGKRAEVLFRFRDLLDRRREDLARILTREHGKVHADALGEIARGIENVEYACGVPNLLKGGYSEQASSGVDVYSIQQPLGVVAGITPFNFPAMVPLWMMANALACGNAFILKPSEKDPSASLFLAELLREAGLPDGVFSVVHGDKEAVDALLEHPGIAAVSFVGSTPIARSIYQKGTAHGKRVQALGGAKNHMLVLPDADVGMAADAAVSAAYGSAGERCMAISVLVAVGGVGDALVSAIQERLPALKVGPGDQPGNEMGPLITREHRDRVARYIESARGQGATVVVDGREQQFDGDGFFLGVSLLDHVTPEMDAYQDEIFGPVLCVVRANSYDEGLKLINENQYGNGTAIFTRDGGAARRFQFEVEVGMVGINVPIPVPVAYYSFGGWKASLFGDSHMYGPEGIKFYTRSKVVTSRWPDPASSKVDLGFPQNR